The following nucleotide sequence is from Candidatus Saganbacteria bacterium.
GGTAACCGCGCCTATTATGCGGGCGGATCGGTTAGATGGGAATTCGCTTCTAATTTCGTCCTTAACGCCTCCGGAGCATTCAGGAAGAATGTTGACGGCGTTATTGACCCGTTGCTTCAAGCAGGGTTAACTTTTTATTACGCAAATATATTTTCGAAGGAGAAAAAATAATGGGCGACGGGCAGATATTCGAAATCTTCAATAAAATAGACCGTGCGCTCGCAATACAAAGATTCCCAAAACATAAAGGATACCTTAATGATGAAGACAAATGTTCCGCTTGCCACAAAACAACAAAGCCTCCTGAAAAAGGCCAGCCGCCGCTCGAACTATGGGTCCCTTTTTTCCCCCATGAAAAGCACGACACTTGTTCAGATTGCCATCCATCAAAAGACGGAAAAGAATTCTTGCCGAATAAGCAAAACTGCTTAGGCTGCCATGACGACGATATCCACCCTGAAACAGGGACCAGATGCACAAACTGCCACGCCCTGCCAGATGACCCAAAAACAGGGCACAAAGGCCAATTTCCGAAACATAATCCAAATGGAACCACTTGCGTTGAGTGTCACGAAATAAAAGATAAAAAAATGGCAAGAAGGCCACATCCAGAAAATTGGCCTCAAGACCACGGTAAGCCCGGTCCAATAAAGAAAGAACAATGCGGACAATGCCATGATTCAAGCCCAAAAGTTAAAGCATGTGCAACATGCCATGCAAAGCCAAGTTTGGCGCCTGAATCCCATTTAAAAACCGGAAGGCCCGATCCAAACTATAGATTATTTCTTCATATGCTCGATGCAAGGAAAAAAATGATCGACTGCACTTCTTGCCATGATACAAGGACATTTTGCGCAAGCTGCCATGCGAGTTATAAAAGAATGCCGAATGAGCACTT
It contains:
- a CDS encoding cytochrome c3 family protein, which translates into the protein MGDGQIFEIFNKIDRALAIQRFPKHKGYLNDEDKCSACHKTTKPPEKGQPPLELWVPFFPHEKHDTCSDCHPSKDGKEFLPNKQNCLGCHDDDIHPETGTRCTNCHALPDDPKTGHKGQFPKHNPNGTTCVECHEIKDKKMARRPHPENWPQDHGKPGPIKKEQCGQCHDSSPKVKACATCHAKPSLAPESHLKTGRPDPNYRLFLHMLDARKKMIDCTSCHDTRTFCASCHASYKRMPNEHFAPNFMRAHGPQAKQDPEYCSACHGIGQRCFQCHPGGINKK